The Equus asinus isolate D_3611 breed Donkey chromosome 15, EquAss-T2T_v2, whole genome shotgun sequence genome includes a window with the following:
- the SIRPB2 gene encoding signal-regulatory protein beta-2 isoform X2 — protein sequence MCTPTHPCSRLLVLLLVLSGASEQSDGNEWQVQQPEGPMLVAEGETLLLRCTFVGSCLDDMIKWVKVSNQDQQEIYNFKHGIFPGVTPMIQRTLEPLNCDYSIYIHIVTREHAGTYHCVRFDGLSEHPEKKLDEGTSVLVKGAGDSEPDLWIIQPQELVSSTTGDTVLLNCTVLGNGPPGPIRWFRGSGLSREAIYNFEGLSHPNVTAVRASNSDFSILLHGISTEYAGTYYCVKFQRKLNRQYLSGQGTRLRVKGLLSVLTLVVLGLKAVTLAAFLLALAVRRRNPRQEDCRTPGPAELYSF from the exons GAGCCTCTGAGCAGAGCGACGGGAATGAGTGGCAGGTGCAGCAGCCGGAGGGCCCCATGCTGGTGGCAGAAGGTGAGACTCTCCTACTGAGGTGTACATTCGTTGGCTCCTGCCTTGATGACATGATAAAATGGGTCAAGGTGAGCAATCAGGACCAGCAGGAAATTTATAACTTCAAACACGGCATCTTCCCCGGGGTGACACCCATGATCCAGAGGACATTGGAGCCACTTAATTGCGACTATTCCATCTATATCCACATTGTTACCAGGGAGCATGCTGGAACCTACCACTGTGTGAGATTTGATGGCTTAAGTGAGCACCCAGAAAAGAAGCTGGATGAGGGCACCTCAGTGCTCGTGAAGG GAGCTGGGGACTCAGAGCCAGACCTCTGGATCATCCAGCCCCAGGAACTGGTGTCGTCGACCACTGGAGACACTGTCCTCCTGAACTGCACAGTGCTTGGAAATGGTCCCCCCGGACCCATCAGGTGGTTTCGGGGGTCTGGTCTGAGCCGGGAGGCCATTTACAACTTTGAAGGCCTCTCCCACCCCAACGTGACAGCGGTCCGGGCCTCCAACAGCGATTTCAGCATTCTTCTACACGGCATCTCCACTGAGTATGCAGGCACTTACTACTGCGTAAAGTTTCAGAGGAAACTCAACAGGCAATACCTGTCTGGACAGGGCACCAGGCTGAGAGTGAAAG GCCTCCTGTCTGTGCTCACACTTGTGGTCCTGGGGCTGAAGGCAGTGACCTTGGCTGCTTTCCTGCTGGCCCTGGCTGTCCGCCGGAGGAACCCTCGGCAAGAAGACTGCAGGACCCCAGGCCCAGCAGAGTTGTACTCATTTTAG
- the SIRPB2 gene encoding signal-regulatory protein beta-2 isoform X1 → MCTPTHPCSRLLVLLLVLSGASEQSDGNEWQVQQPEGPMLVAEGETLLLRCTFVGSCLDDMIKWVKVSNQDQQEIYNFKHGIFPGVTPMIQRTLEPLNCDYSIYIHIVTREHAGTYHCVRFDGLSEHPEKKLDEGTSVLVKGAGDSEPDLWIIQPQELVSSTTGDTVLLNCTVLGNGPPGPIRWFRGSGLSREAIYNFEGLSHPNVTAVRASNSDFSILLHGISTEYAGTYYCVKFQRKLNRQYLSGQGTRLRVKAKPSAPQETEFINERVARIFPSGLLSVLTLVVLGLKAVTLAAFLLALAVRRRNPRQEDCRTPGPAELYSF, encoded by the exons GAGCCTCTGAGCAGAGCGACGGGAATGAGTGGCAGGTGCAGCAGCCGGAGGGCCCCATGCTGGTGGCAGAAGGTGAGACTCTCCTACTGAGGTGTACATTCGTTGGCTCCTGCCTTGATGACATGATAAAATGGGTCAAGGTGAGCAATCAGGACCAGCAGGAAATTTATAACTTCAAACACGGCATCTTCCCCGGGGTGACACCCATGATCCAGAGGACATTGGAGCCACTTAATTGCGACTATTCCATCTATATCCACATTGTTACCAGGGAGCATGCTGGAACCTACCACTGTGTGAGATTTGATGGCTTAAGTGAGCACCCAGAAAAGAAGCTGGATGAGGGCACCTCAGTGCTCGTGAAGG GAGCTGGGGACTCAGAGCCAGACCTCTGGATCATCCAGCCCCAGGAACTGGTGTCGTCGACCACTGGAGACACTGTCCTCCTGAACTGCACAGTGCTTGGAAATGGTCCCCCCGGACCCATCAGGTGGTTTCGGGGGTCTGGTCTGAGCCGGGAGGCCATTTACAACTTTGAAGGCCTCTCCCACCCCAACGTGACAGCGGTCCGGGCCTCCAACAGCGATTTCAGCATTCTTCTACACGGCATCTCCACTGAGTATGCAGGCACTTACTACTGCGTAAAGTTTCAGAGGAAACTCAACAGGCAATACCTGTCTGGACAGGGCACCAGGCTGAGAGTGAAAG CAAAGCCCAGTGCTCCCCAAGAGACAGAGTTCATCAATGAGCGTGTAGCCAGGATATTTCCATCAG GCCTCCTGTCTGTGCTCACACTTGTGGTCCTGGGGCTGAAGGCAGTGACCTTGGCTGCTTTCCTGCTGGCCCTGGCTGTCCGCCGGAGGAACCCTCGGCAAGAAGACTGCAGGACCCCAGGCCCAGCAGAGTTGTACTCATTTTAG